GCGGAACTCGGGTTCGCGCGCGGCGGGATGGTCCTCGTCGACGCGCCGGAGCAGAAACAACTCCTGGAGAAGTTCCACGCCCACGACCCGCGGCTCGTCAGCGGCGGCTCGCTGGCGAACTCGGCGATCGCGTTCTCCCAGCTCGGCGGCAAGGCCGCGTTCATCGGCTGCGTCGGCGACGACCGGTACGGGCTGCACTACGAGCGCGAGTTCTCCCACCTCGGCATCGACATCGGCACCCCCGTCATCGTGGGCGAGACGACCGGCACCTGCGTCTGCGTCATCACGCCGGACGCCGAGCGGACGATGCGGACGTGCCTCGCGGTGTCCAGCCACCTGTCCGCGAAGCACGTGGACGAGGACCGCATCAAGAATTCGGACTGGCTGTTCGTCGAGGGGTACGTGTTCGCCAACCCGGAGACCGGCCAGGGGGCCATCCGCCGGGCGCTCGAACTCGCCAAGAAGCACGGCACGAAAGTCGCCATCACCTGCTCCGACGCCTTCGTGGTCGAAGTCTTCGGCGGCCCGCTGTTCGACGCCCTGAAGCAGGCCGACTTGTTGTTCTGCAACGCGACCGAGGCCCGCGCGGCGACCAAGACGGCGAGCGTGACCGAGGCGTTCGCCGCGCTCAAGTCGCTGGTACCGAACGCGGTCGTGACCGACGGGCCGCACGGCGCGCACGTCCGCTTCGGCGGGACCGAGGTCCACGTCCCATCGGTCGCGTGCGAGCCCAAGGATCTCACCGGCGCCGGGGACATGTTCGCGGGCAGCTTCCTGTACGGGATCACCCACGGCTTCCCGCCAGCGGTCGCGGCCCGCGGCGCCTGCCACCTGTCGTCCAAGGTGATCTCGCAAATTGGCGCCCGGCTGCACCAGGGAGCCCGCGAGACGTGGGACCACGCCGTGGCGTAAGCAATGGCTGCGAAAAGACACAAAAAGCGCGAAAAATACGCAGAACATGAACGACGGGTCCGGTGGGACACGTCCGAAAGAGGTGACACGTGGCACGAGTGCGGACGTTTATTGCCGTCGAGATCGGGGATACCGCCCGGACCGCCGCGATCGCCCTACAAAAAGTCCTCGCGCGGACCGGGGCGTCGGTCAAGTGGGTTGAGTCGAACAGCATGCACGTGACGCTGGTCTTCCTCGGCGAGGTGGACGACCGCGAACTGCCGGCCGTCTTCCGCGCGGTGTCGAAGGCCACGGCCGGCGAGGCCCCGTTCCCGCTACACGTCGCCGGCGTCGGGGCGTTCCCGACCCCGCGGCGGCCCAAGACGCTCTGGGCCGGCATCACCGAGGGAGCCGACCGGCTGAGCCGCCTGCACGAGCGCATCAACACGCACCTCGTCGACCTGGGCGGCTACCGCCGGGAAGAGCGGGCGTACACGCCGCACCTGACGCTCGGCCGGGTCAAGTCCGAGGAAGACGGCAACCTCCTCGCGGCCGAGTTGCCGAAGCACCTGGCCTGGAACGGCGGGCAGACGGTGGTCAGCGAAGTGCTGGTCTTCAGCAGCGAACTCAAGCGCGACGGCCCCGAATATACTGTCCTCGGCCGCGCCGAACTCCTCGGCGATCCAGAGGAGTGAGCACCCCCAGCCTCGTAGGGGCCTCTCTCGTGCGGTAAAATCTCTTCCATCAGGTCCACCACGCCGGACTACCGAGGAGGGAATGATGCCGTCCCCATTCCCCGGAATGGACCCGTACCTGGAAGACCCGGGGTTGTGGGCGGACGTGCATCTCGGATTGATCTGTACCTGCCGCGAATTGCTGAATCGTCACCTCCTGCCGAAATACGTCGGGCGACTTCAGGAGCGCGACTACGTCGAGTACGAAGACGATCCGGCGCGAGTGGAGTTGGTCGTTCCCGACCGCAAGACGACCGGAAAACATCAAACGACACCGGACATCGTGGCCGAACCAGTCGGAGTGATCTTTGAAAACAACCTGGAGCGACGAGAATCGTGGATCGAGGTACTTGCCGTCGACACACGCGATGTCGTGTCGGTCATTGAAATCTTGAGCCCGAGTAACAAGGTCAAGGGGGCCGCCGGCCGGGAAAGCTTTCTCCAGAAGCGGCGCGAAATCCTGTCGTCCAACACGCACTGGATCGAGATCGACCTCCTGCGGACCGGCGAGCGACAGCCGTTCGACGAACACATACCCGACCACGAGTATGTCGCGAGTGTCGTCCCTGCCGGTCAACGACCGACGGGGCTCGCGTGGCCGATCCGGCTGACGCAACGGCTGCCCGTGGTCGGCATCCCCCTCCGCAAGCCGGACGCCGACGCGCCGCTCGATCTCCAGGCCGCGCTGACCTTGGCCTACGACCGAGCCGCCTATGACATGACCGTGGACTACACGCGGCCCCCGAAGGTGCCGCTGTCGCCGGACCTCGCCGCGTGGGCCGACCAGTTACTCAGGGAGAAAGGCTTGCGGAAAGGGGTGGATGGGTAGCGGTAGATCATGTTGCCGCCACCCTGGCCGCCTACGGTCAATCCCCGTCGATCAGCCGCGCCGAATAGTCCCCCGCCCCGCGTTGCGGCGCGACCCAGATCGTGTATCGCCCCGACTTGGGCAGCTTGATCGCCATCAGACTGCCCGTGGCGGCGTTGCCTTTGTTTTCGCCCGCCAGCGGCACCCCGTCAGGGCTGCGGAGGCTCACGGCCGGCTCGAACACAGCCGAGCGCACGCTGAGAAAGACTGTCTGCCCTTCCTTGCCCTCAAAGGCCCAGAAGTCCACGCTGCCAGGTTGAATGGTGCCCTGGCCGCGGCCGCCCACCTGCAACTCCTTGAGCTTCGTTTCCTTCAACGCCAGGCGGAAATCGCCGCCGCCGCCGTCACCGAGCGAGGCGACTTGCAAGCGGTACAGACCCTCGGTCACGACCATGTGGGAAATGTGCCCCTCCAGGGCGTCGCCGTCGTCGCCGCTGTTGGCTACCTGGTTACCCTGGGAGTCGAAGAGGCGGAGGACCGGGACGAACGTTCGCGAGGCGAGGGAGGCCCGGAAGAGTTGCCCGGGAGTCGCCTTGAACGTGTAAAACGCGGTGCCGTTCACGGGCAGGGTGCCGTCGACCTCCTTGCCTTGCGCGATCGGTTCGCTCGGGTCGCGAATCGTGAGCTTGTACGTGACAGCCGTTTGCGCCAGGAGTTGCAACTGATACCGGCCGTCGGCGCCGAAAACCGGCGCGTACCGGACTCGGCCGCTCCGACTGGCGACCGGCAGGAACGTGAGTTCGGGGCGAGAACCCGACGTGGCAATCCTTTGTTCCTGAGACTTGTGGGCGGGCGCGGGGATTAGCCGCGACAGCACCTCGCCCTTCTTCTCGATCTCGATGACCCGGAACGCTCCCGGCTTTTCCGGAAAGCTCCAGACGGCCAACTCGCCGGGTTGAAGTGTGCCCGCCTGCTCCTTGCCCTCGGTCAGGTCGAACCGCCGGGCTTCGCGGATCAGGAGGTCGTAGGAGTAATCCCGGGGGCCGGAAACGATCAGGCAGCACTCGCCGTCGTCCTCGATGTGGACGGTGCCGCCCCAGTCGCGGATCTCGCGCCCTTTGAAATCGAGCACTTTCCACGCTTCGGGCGCCACCCCTTTTAGGTCCGGGACGAGGATCTGGTCCTTCGCGCCCGGGAAGTAGTGGTAGCTCTTGCCCTCGCGGTCGAAGGTGGCGACCGTTGGCTTACCGACCGCCAGCGGCCTGGCCCGGAAGCGCTGGACCTGGAGCGTGTAATTCCCGCCGCCTTGGTATTTGAAAGCGTGGACGCGGATTTCGTATTTGGCTGTCTCGGGCAGCCGGAATGAGAACCGGCTCTCGTTGCCGGGGTCGTCCACTTCCTGGAGGAGCTTGCCTTCTTTCTCTCCCACCTTGGCCAGTTCCAGGATCGGGTCGAACTCCCGGCTCGCGACGTGGGCGATGATCGTTTCGCCCTTCTCGCCCTCGAAGATCCAACGATCGAGCTGGTTGTGCGTCAGAAACTTGCTGTGGCTCCCGGGGCCGCCCAGATCCCGCACCGACTCCTGGGCGCGGGCGGGCACGGCGAACAACGCGAGAACGACCGATAGCGACCAGAGTTTCGCGGTCATGACTGCCTTCCTGGTTTTCGGGCGAGCGGGTTTTCGGGATGTGATCGTGTTATCCAACAAGATATCGTGCCGCAGTCGTGTTAATCGCTCAGGCGGCCGGCCCGGAAGCCGTAACCCGGGCGGGGAATCGTCTCGACGAGGCCGAACCGGTCCCAAAGACGGCGCAAGATTTCGCTCCGCCCCGCGTCTCCCACGACAAGATCGAGGGTCTGCAAATCCCGGAGGTAAGGCGATTGCGTCAAAGCACGCACCCCGGAAACGTCAATCGAATTACCAGAGAGATCCAGGTATCGGAGTGAAGCTGCCGTCGGCCAATTGGCAATGGCTTCGGCCGCGACCCGCGTTAACTCCAGGCCCGCTAACTCCAGGTGTCGCAGATACGGAACCCGCGCCGATTCGGTCAGTGCGATCACCACCGCGTCGCCGGGCCGGTTGCCATCCAAGTTTAGCCGCGTCAGTTTGGCGAACGTGCTAGGACCGAACATCGCTCGTATTCCCTCCGGCCCGATTCTGTTAGACGCGAGCCCGAGTTCTTCCACCCGTTCGGCAAACGGCAAAGAGGCGAACAGACTCGCGGCGCGGTCGCCAATGCTTCCGCCTTCTACATCCAGACGGATCAAATGCGGTAGGACGTTCGGCGAGGTCATGATTTCGAGATCACGGGTTTCGATTCCTGAGTAAGCCCAGCGGAGCGTCTCCAGATTACAGGCGTGGGGTGAACTAATCAGGGTCGCGATACTCGCGTGATGCCAGTTGAGTTCGAGCCTGCCGATTCGTTTGAATAAAGCGTTAGTAAAGAGTGTGTCGAGCCCATCCGTGGGTCGGACGAACAGTTCCCACAATGGAGCCTGATCCAAGATGCCAACGTAATTCTTAAATAGCTTGTGTGAGGTGAGTCTCCGATATGGTGGGGCGACGAAGCCGCGACAGAATGGGCTGCCGCGGATGTAATCGGATAGCCCGCGCCGGAACGCTTTGCGGTGACGGTGCCACAGGTCGCGTTCCCGCCGTATAAGTCGGTCGCGCCCGGGGTCATCCGCGGGCATCTTCGCGAGTTCGCACTGCACGCGGATGAACTCGGCCCGTGCGACACGGACCGGCTCCCCGGCTTCCTCCAGCCAGTCGGCGTACACGAGCCGCGGCAGGTCGTCGTGAGGGTGTTCCCAGATCGCCGCGAGCAACGATTCTTCGTTGGACATACGCCCTTCGATTACGCCACCCGCATCGATTCGGCCACCCAACCCGCGAGCGAGTAGGTAGGCGTCACCAGCCTACGAGCGGCCCCTCCCGGCCGGCCATTGGCTCAATCTTAATGGACAGTGGCTCGACCCAGTGCTTGTGGTCCGCATTGTAGTAGAGGTAAGCGCGGCTCGCCGGGCCGCGGAATCTGCCGGGCACGTCGCATACGAGGTCGACCGTCAGGGCGATTTTCTGCTCCGGGGCGAGTTCCCGCCAGTACAAGATCAACTCGCGGCCGCGGATCTCGAAGTAGCTGATCTGCTGCTTCTCCCGCAGGTCCGTGAGTTGCTTCATGTCGGTCGGTACCTTCAGCCCGGCCGGCAGGCCCACGACGGCCACCGCCATCCCCTGGCCTTGCCTCTGGCTGTTTTCTAGCGTCACGCTCAGCGGCACCGTGTCGCCTTCGCGGGCGTCCGCTCGGGCCAGTTTTGTCCCGATCCTGACGGCACACTGCTCGGCGCTGAGCGGTGTGAGGGTCGTGTACGAATAGCTCAGGGCGAACGGGTACGGCTGGCGGGCGTCGGTCGTGATCTCCACCTCGGTCCGCTCGCCCGGCTGGAAGGCGGCCTCCGGGTTGGGGATGTCGAGGGTGATCGTTTCGCCGTCCTTCTCGTCGAACTTCTTCACCCCGACCGACCGGCCGCCGACCAGAACCACGAACACGCCGCTTTCGGCCGGGTGGGCCGACTTCTTCGCGTGCAGGCTCAGGGCCTTCAGCGCCAGGATCGTCGACTGTGTCGAGCCGTAGCCGCCGTAGCCGCCGCGTTGCTGGCTGAGCCACTTCGTCGCGCTCTTGATGGTCGGGGCGTACGTCGGGTCGTTTGCCCGGAGCCAGCCGAGGAGGGCGAGCGCGGTCGTTTCGATCGCCAGGGCGCGGCCGCCGGACCGGGTGATACTCGTCACGGCTCCGGTCACTTCGCCATCCTTGAAGTGCTTGGTTCGCAGTCGGTCGAGCAGACGGTGGGCCGTCTCACGGTCGCCACGGAGGAGCAGGACGTTTGCGGTCAACGCCACGAAGTAGGCGTCTTTGCCGGCGACGGAATTCTCGTCCAGGGCCGCGGTCTTTAGCGCGGCGATCTCGGTTTTCAGATCGAGTCGTTCGGCGTCCTCCGGGTCGCTCTCGACCAGGGCCCAAACGATGTAGGCGTCGGTCGTGTGCTTCGGGGCGCCGCCGAAGCCGTCGAGCGCCCGGGCGTTCCGCCGGAAGCCGCCCGCACCGTCCCGGCGGGAGAGCAGGAACGCCTGCGTCCGCCGAATCAATTCCGGGTCGACCGGGTGGACGCGGGCCATGTCTTTGAATTGCAGTAGGCCGTAAGCCGTGAGCGCCTCGTGGGCCATGTCCGCCGAGCCGAACCACTCGAAGCCCTGCTTCCGCCGCAAGGGCGTGTCCGGGCATTCGTAGTTCGTCAGCCGGGCGTACCCCTGGTCGAGGAGTTGCTTCGCCCGCCGGGCCACCTGGGGGTTCGACTGGTTCGTCTGGTTCAGGTAGTCGAGGATCATCGTGTTGGGGTAGTTCGCCGTCGACGTCTGCTCGAAGCAGCCGTGCGGCTCGCGGAGCATGCCTTCGAGCCCGTTCAGCAGGTCGCTCATCGTCGACGTGTAAACCTCCAGCTTGACGGCGAGGCTGCCGGGCACCACGTCCTTCGGCAGCGTGATCGTGCCGCGGGCGCGGGATTCGATCGTGTCGCTGATCGAGCCGACGCCGGGGAACCCGTCGGGGACGATGCGCGTCGTCCGGAGGATCGCGTCCGTATCGCCCGATGCGTTCGTTGCCCGGACCAGAACGCTCGCGTCGCCCTGGAGTTTGTTGGCTTTCAGGCTGAAAGTCTGGCGGGTCTTCCCGTTCGCCGCGAGGGTGGTTGAGGCGGTCAGACTGCCTTCACTCCGGAGACCGGTCGGGGTCAGCGCGATCGTGAGGGCTTGTGGGTCGTCGCTGTCGTTGGTGATGCGGACCGGCATCTCGACGATATCCGTGTGAGACATTTCCAGCGGCAGCTTCGGATCGACGCTGAACGGCTTCCGCGCCTCGATCACCGCGGTAGTCGCCCCAATGCGGCCGTCCGTGGTGTGGCCGGCGACGAGCACCTGATACCGCGCGATGTCGTCCGAAAGCTGGAACTCGACGGCGGCCTTACCGGAGGCGGGCAGGACCAGAACCGGGTGCCAGTAGACCGTTTCCGTGAAGTCGCTACGGACGCTGCCGAGGGCCGGGTCGCGCTGGTGGGCGTACTCGCGGAGGACAGAGGGCGGGACCAGTGTGCCGACGCCCGCGGGCTGGTGTTTACGAAGCGCCGCCGCGATCTGCGACTGCTCACGAGACCTGTCAGGGAGCGGGCTGGCGGCGGCAGGCTTGCGAGGGGCTTGGGCGTTCTCGACCGGGCTCGGCTGTTGTCCCGCAAGTGCTTGAGGCTGTTGTCCCCCTTGTACTTGCGGGTCCCCTTGTTGTCCCGCAAGTACTCGAGGCCCTTGTAGTACTTGAGTAGGATTTAAGACCCCTGGCCGGGGCGCGGGGAGGTGCGCGGCTGCCTCGTCCCTCGTTGGCGGCGCGGCTGGGTCCATTGCCGCTCCGGGTCTTATCGCGGAGCCGACTGCTTCGAAGGCCATCGATGGTGCCTCATGCGACGCGAAGAATACGGTCGACATCGCGGTCAAAACCACGAGTAGCGCCAGGACTCCGAGACCGGCCCACGTACACCCCGTCTTCAGATTGGCCGCATGCCTGGCCTTGTCCTCCGAATCGGTCGCGGTCAAGTAGTCTTTAGCCGAGAAGAATAGCCAGCTGACGAATACCATCGCCAGGCCAACAAATGTCAGAACAAACGGCATTTTCTCGAACCAGGATTTGTATCCTCGGAGTTCGGTCGCGACCGCCGTCTGCGCTCTCTCGGCCACGTCGATGGCAACCTGCGCCGCCGCAACGGCTGCGTTGCTGGTTTCCTTGGACGCGGACAAGCGACGGTCGGCGTCGTCCGCCTGAAGTGCGGCCGTTTCCATCTTCGGGCGGAACTCGGACGACAGTCGCTGTTCTTCGAGCTTGGCCAGTTCGACCGGGGCCGACGTCTGCTGCCCGTGAGCCGTGAGCATCTGGACGACCTCGGTCCGGTCGGCCGGGTCGGTCGACGTGCCGGTCTGTTCGGCGAACCGCCGCCACCCCTGGGTGCCGAGTAACAGATCCAGGGCGACGCCTGCCTTCGGGTGGTCGGTCAGCAGGAAGTCGGCGTGTTCGAGGTCGGCCGGCTTGGCCACGTCGCCAGCGAGGAGGAAGTGCGTCGGCATGAGCCGGTCGGTCTTGTTGTCCGCCATCGCGACGACGCTCCGGTTCACCACCCCGACGAGCAGCACCGCGGGTGTGGGAGCCTGACGCTCGTTCGTGGCCGAGAGTTCCAACCGGACCTTCCCGCCCGGCAGGTAGCGCATTTTGTCCGGGGTCACGCCGAGCGTGAGTTGTTCGCCCGGGACGCGGTAAACGAGCCGCTCGGCCCGCGGGGCCAGGATCGGCCGGGTGGCGTCTTCGCCCGGTATTTCCTCGAACACAGTCACGCGGGTGACGCCGCCGGCCGTGTCGTCGCCCTGGAGCGCGACATCGACCGGCTTACTTCCTTCGACTTTGAGCTTCCGCTGGGCGATGAGTCGGCCGCGGGCGTAAGCCCCGACGTGGAGCGTCTTCGGCCCTCGGGCCGTCTGGAGCCGGACACGGATCGGGTCGCCGCGACCGGTCACGGCGTCCAGGGCCGTCAGGGCGATGCCGTCCGCCTTCACGGCAGGCAGCGCGTAGCCGTCCTTCGTCGGCGGGCTAATGCCGGCGGGGGAGGTGAGCTTGAGGAAGTAGGTCGTGCCGGCCCGCGGCGTCAGGGTGAAGACGCCCTGGCCGCGGTTCACGCCCGCTTGCTCGGCGTCCGTGAGAGTCGCGACTTCGGCGACCGTGTTGGTACCGTCCGTGATCGTGCCCCGCAGGTCGGCCGGCTTGCCGAGCGGCGTGCGAACCTGGAAGTAGACGCGGCCCGGCACCCCTGCGATCATCTCGCCGCCCTCGGGGAAGAACGCGACGGAGAGCGTTTTCGTCACCAGCGGGATCGGGCGAACGATTGCCTCGGCGTCCGACCCGTCTTGAATGTTGACGCTGAACGTCGCGGTAGGCACCGTGCCGTGCGGGGCGGCGTCGAACAGGTCGGCCGGGAGCTTGAAGCGCAGGTTCAAGACCGCCTTGGTCCCGGTCGCGTCGGAGGCGATCGTGAATCGCGCGCCCGTCTGGGCGTAAAACTGGCGGCCGTCGACGTTGGCGACCACGTTCGCTCGGGCGTCCTTCATCGGGCCGCCGGCCGTCCGCGAAACCTCGACGCGGGCCTGGACGACATCGCCCGGGCCGTAAGACTGGCCGTCGAATTCGAGCTTCTTTTCGAACGTGTCCGGCACGTATCGGTTGACGATGAACTTGCGGGTTTCGAGAACGACTTCCCCGCCGTTGGGTTCGACCTCGGTCACGTCGAGCTTGTATTCGCCGCCCGGCGCGTCCGCTGGCAAAACGTGCTCGCCGACGCCGATGCCGCGGACCGGCTTGCGGTCCGGCCCGAGGACGGGCTTGCGATCGCTCAGCAACCGGCAGTTGCTCTCGCCGAGGGGGACGACCGCGTTGCCTGGATCGCGAAGGCGGAACCGGAGGTGCAGGTCGTAGTCCGGCGGCCGGAGGCTCGACCGGTCGAGCGTGAGCGACCGAAAGCGGACCGTTTCGCCCGGTTGATAGAGTGGTTTGTCGGTTGCGAGGTGGGTGACGTAGACCGGCCGGGCGAGGGGGATTCGCTCGGTCAACAAGCTCGGGCCGTCGTCCGCCGAGGTACTGACTTCGAGGTACAGGTCGGAGCCTGGCTTCACCTTGTCCCAGAACGACGCCGGCAATTCGAGGGACGCCGCCCCGACGGGCTGATTATGCTCCTGCCGCAGTAGCGTGATGTCCTTGTCGTCCTTGACGACGACTTCCATCCGCTTCGGTCGGGCGACGGCTCCGTGTCGGAGGGTTTCGATCTGCCACTTGTTGGGCGCCCCGGGCTCGATCCGGGTCGGCCCGGTCAGGCGCACGTGGAACGCCCGTTCCGCCGGGACGGCTGCGACCGCGGCTCGGAGCGCGGCCTGGTATTCCCGCGACACCTTCTCTTCAGTGGCGACGGCTGCGTCCAGTTCTCGCCGCGGCCCCTGCTGGGCCGCTGCTTGTTCCGCCTGTGTCTTCGCCAGGTTCTGCCGACTCACTTCGACGGTACGCTGGCTCTTGTCGAACCTGTAAGAGACGACTGCCCATTCCACGAGTTGGACACCGACCAGCAGGCTCAGAACGAGCAGCGGTGTCGCGACGATCCAGAGAATGCGCATTCGTCGGCTCCTGGTCGGCATGCGCTTATCGCTCGCGAGTTCGGACGGTACGGTCACCGTGTTCCGGGTCGCCGTGCTTTCCGCGGGTGGTGGTGCCGGATTGTTCATGGGTTGATCCGCCGGCAGTGACCGCTCGGGCAGACCGGCGATGGTGCCGATCAGATCGGCGTGGAAACTCATGTACCGGACGTAATGCCGTTCGGCTTCGGGCTGAGTCAGGACGAGTTCTTCCAGCCGGGCGAGCTGGTCGGCTGTGATCGTCTCTTCGCACAGTGCGTCCAGCAGCGGCTGCAATTCGGCGGCGACGTTGGGTTCGGGGGTCACGGGCAGCCCTCCCGGGCGAGCAGAGTTTGGGCGCATTCGAACAGCGACTGGCGGAGCTTCGCGAGTGCCTTGTAAACGGCGTCCACCGACCGCCCGACCTGTTCCGACGTGGACTGGGTCGTGGCCCCCTCGGCGAATCGGTGGGTCAGGAGTTCGCGGGATTGCGGGGTGAGCTTCTCGACGCAGGCGTTGAGGGCTTCGCGGCGGGCTTCCAGTTGCGCGGCCAGCGTCGGTTCGGCGGCCGCCGCGGCCACCTTGTCGAGGAAGAGTTGACTCAGCCGGGCCTGCGACCGCCGGGTTTTCTTGTGGAAATCGAGAACTTTGTGGTACGCGACCTTCCGGGCCCACGCGAGGAAGTCGGTCGGCGGGCAGGCGACGTCGAACTTGTCCCACAGGACCAGGCTGGTTTCCTGGAGCACGTCGTCCGCGTCGGCCCGGCGTGGGAGGAGCGTGTAGATGTACGCGTACAATGGGCGTTCGTTTCGCAGGAAGAGCGGCAGGAAGAGGACGCTCTTGTCCGGCGGGCGGGCGGCGGGGGCGGTGGGCGAGGCCGCCGGGTCAGCCCCGATGTCGGTATCCACGGGCATGGATCGCAACGCCTGGAAAGAAGAGGGCGACCTTCGGCCGGCTCCGGCTCCGGCCCGGTCCGGGTCGATTACCTACTTAGTTGACGCCGGCCGACGAATTGGAAGGGGAAAAGGACAAATCTTGGGAAAGAACTCTCGCCCGACGGCAGGCACGCGATCTGCGTGCCGTCACTTCCCACAGCAACCCCGGCACGCAATAGCGTGCCCGACACCCGACCTGTCACCCGTCCGTTCGATGAACTACTTACCGCAAAAAAGCCTATCCTCCAGTCGGGTTCGAACAGGTGCCGGGTTCGGCGCGCCACCACTCTGGGGGTGGGGACTGGTCGCCCTCAATCAGAAATTTCTCCATGGCATCAAGGTACGGTTGCCCCGGCCCACTGCCGTGCATGAGCCACCCGAACGCGGTGAACCCCTGGGCGTAGGCCCGGGCATACAGTTCAGCCGCCTTGGCTTTTCGCTCCTCCCATGTACCGCCCCCGTACCCGCCGACGTATAACGTGGCGAGGTTGAACGATGCCGGTCCGATACCAGCCGCGGACGCCGCCTGCAAATACCACCCGGCTTGTTCCCGGTCGGCCGCCGCCGTGGCTGCGTCGGTAGCCGAACCGGCGGCCGCGTCGAGTTGTTCCAGGCTCTCGAATCGATGCAGGCCGCACTGCATCAAAGAGCCAACGTGGCCTTGCGCCTCGGCGTCCCCGATCTCGGCTAGTGGTAGCCACAATCGGTACACCTCGGCGAACCGATTGGCCTCCATCGCCGCGACGGCAGCTGCCCGCCGGTCTTCCGAAGCGTTTTCCACTCTACCCCCGTTGATCAAAGGAATCGTTTACCCGTGGTCCGAGTCAAGCGGGGTCTCAGGTTCGTCGCCTGTGTGCGACATGTGGGCTAGCACCTCCCAGTCCGGCGGCAACCATCCTAGTTGCCGGGCTTCCGCGAGCGAAACGAACCCCAATTCGGACAGACGCTCGAACGCCCGCCGCCAGCTGTCCGGATTGCGGCGGAACTTGGCGATCATGATAAACCCCGACCCCAGCATCATGCTCCCGGGCGGCGGCTCGGGCCCTTCGGTTGGGAAGAAGAACCAACAGATGTCGTCTCTACTCAGGCAAAACGTGGTGAACCACGGCTGCCCCTCGAACAGCTTCACGAATACCAGCGTTTCGCCAACAGCAGGCTTTTCCATCCGCGTGCCTCCGGCGAACAAAGCCCTAGCACGGGCGGTGTGGAGAAAAAGGTTCCTGCTGTCGCCGCACGTCAGGCGCGCAAACTCCGCCACGCCAACAGGACACCAATTGTGCCCAACACAAGTAAAACCGCAACCACGTAAT
The Fimbriiglobus ruber genome window above contains:
- a CDS encoding alpha-2-macroglobulin family protein, with the protein product MTPEPNVAAELQPLLDALCEETITADQLARLEELVLTQPEAERHYVRYMSFHADLIGTIAGLPERSLPADQPMNNPAPPPAESTATRNTVTVPSELASDKRMPTRSRRMRILWIVATPLLVLSLLVGVQLVEWAVVSYRFDKSQRTVEVSRQNLAKTQAEQAAAQQGPRRELDAAVATEEKVSREYQAALRAAVAAVPAERAFHVRLTGPTRIEPGAPNKWQIETLRHGAVARPKRMEVVVKDDKDITLLRQEHNQPVGAASLELPASFWDKVKPGSDLYLEVSTSADDGPSLLTERIPLARPVYVTHLATDKPLYQPGETVRFRSLTLDRSSLRPPDYDLHLRFRLRDPGNAVVPLGESNCRLLSDRKPVLGPDRKPVRGIGVGEHVLPADAPGGEYKLDVTEVEPNGGEVVLETRKFIVNRYVPDTFEKKLEFDGQSYGPGDVVQARVEVSRTAGGPMKDARANVVANVDGRQFYAQTGARFTIASDATGTKAVLNLRFKLPADLFDAAPHGTVPTATFSVNIQDGSDAEAIVRPIPLVTKTLSVAFFPEGGEMIAGVPGRVYFQVRTPLGKPADLRGTITDGTNTVAEVATLTDAEQAGVNRGQGVFTLTPRAGTTYFLKLTSPAGISPPTKDGYALPAVKADGIALTALDAVTGRGDPIRVRLQTARGPKTLHVGAYARGRLIAQRKLKVEGSKPVDVALQGDDTAGGVTRVTVFEEIPGEDATRPILAPRAERLVYRVPGEQLTLGVTPDKMRYLPGGKVRLELSATNERQAPTPAVLLVGVVNRSVVAMADNKTDRLMPTHFLLAGDVAKPADLEHADFLLTDHPKAGVALDLLLGTQGWRRFAEQTGTSTDPADRTEVVQMLTAHGQQTSAPVELAKLEEQRLSSEFRPKMETAALQADDADRRLSASKETSNAAVAAAQVAIDVAERAQTAVATELRGYKSWFEKMPFVLTFVGLAMVFVSWLFFSAKDYLTATDSEDKARHAANLKTGCTWAGLGVLALLVVLTAMSTVFFASHEAPSMAFEAVGSAIRPGAAMDPAAPPTRDEAAAHLPAPRPGVLNPTQVLQGPRVLAGQQGDPQVQGGQQPQALAGQQPSPVENAQAPRKPAAASPLPDRSREQSQIAAALRKHQPAGVGTLVPPSVLREYAHQRDPALGSVRSDFTETVYWHPVLVLPASGKAAVEFQLSDDIARYQVLVAGHTTDGRIGATTAVIEARKPFSVDPKLPLEMSHTDIVEMPVRITNDSDDPQALTIALTPTGLRSEGSLTASTTLAANGKTRQTFSLKANKLQGDASVLVRATNASGDTDAILRTTRIVPDGFPGVGSISDTIESRARGTITLPKDVVPGSLAVKLEVYTSTMSDLLNGLEGMLREPHGCFEQTSTANYPNTMILDYLNQTNQSNPQVARRAKQLLDQGYARLTNYECPDTPLRRKQGFEWFGSADMAHEALTAYGLLQFKDMARVHPVDPELIRRTQAFLLSRRDGAGGFRRNARALDGFGGAPKHTTDAYIVWALVESDPEDAERLDLKTEIAALKTAALDENSVAGKDAYFVALTANVLLLRGDRETAHRLLDRLRTKHFKDGEVTGAVTSITRSGGRALAIETTALALLGWLRANDPTYAPTIKSATKWLSQQRGGYGGYGSTQSTILALKALSLHAKKSAHPAESGVFVVLVGGRSVGVKKFDEKDGETITLDIPNPEAAFQPGERTEVEITTDARQPYPFALSYSYTTLTPLSAEQCAVRIGTKLARADAREGDTVPLSVTLENSQRQGQGMAVAVVGLPAGLKVPTDMKQLTDLREKQQISYFEIRGRELILYWRELAPEQKIALTVDLVCDVPGRFRGPASRAYLYYNADHKHWVEPLSIKIEPMAGREGPLVGW
- a CDS encoding sigma-70 family RNA polymerase sigma factor, which translates into the protein MPVDTDIGADPAASPTAPAARPPDKSVLFLPLFLRNERPLYAYIYTLLPRRADADDVLQETSLVLWDKFDVACPPTDFLAWARKVAYHKVLDFHKKTRRSQARLSQLFLDKVAAAAAEPTLAAQLEARREALNACVEKLTPQSRELLTHRFAEGATTQSTSEQVGRSVDAVYKALAKLRQSLFECAQTLLAREGCP